One Phalacrocorax aristotelis chromosome 10, bGulAri2.1, whole genome shotgun sequence genomic region harbors:
- the PALB2 gene encoding partner and localizer of BRCA2 isoform X4, which yields MVTYRPCAARFPRVGICEGTSGTGVCEGTSGYGGGWGRRGSQRRREGEAEGEAGPAEEGVQRDRQPAADPRDNTSPSADKHETSQLQTKTCSDPDAEKKTSITFKHVPEFSSNEVSLQDSSQAASLQASRENLCCGIVRPAPVEKRTQTSRSLMKLRRRTKALVSEEEVSVHDVHRINADETVKNKVAITDELRSPVFRRSSPLNGEENTQSVPRPALVQREENSFASPDAVLGVVQEVLEDSVPPRVPELFSCALKDSCDAWQPESPGVVATADDREPAQTCSESGDSVLLDTSGERGKESSGTVKQTDDLVPGNAKELLENQQLEIQSRLSHPEKVTAPESALNSCTVVEGLLFPVEYYVRTTRRMSNCQRKVDLDAVILSQLGRSKKGQRSKCKQKDANSDQPSQERAENDLESGVVPFPFLGVENDPANSGSPQKSLPASSGSSTSLGSISQDSIPRTKRDRRRSQRRQKGRGTSTCKPPIHQVSQELTESLDLIPMGESSSLLSNECQSEKENCEANLEKSSSDERRSSAAAAALGSGEAEVTGAIQPTSADPPPRGSQALGKCHKTLLEQVQNPLESSDSLNPGGETFASHIGDLEANLTVCQADKHPVEHAKNEHVQGACRSEQLLAINVPLRRSLRSSARQRASPVSTGESKRGRSYPKASGGPASLGLPAKDPDTCGSLFSFRSPQWLASRLGIRDFHLPDEEFGPLKLEKLESSPVNDLEVFVPSVFGDGVASEDTQDAQMNPEEKSLKSNLSLPFKNGLPKLPHLESHTSKKELSTHELLFTPVGTILAAAPTEPESQISSSIFPVVGATPAVLPSVRSGVCPKTPSAPPSEASLRSSKGASAQVVGDGEGKDSAIPPHLDSCGAGSARKEEEQSTTFPLEAERGPDNKSHEAVALEKHQQSESKQQSSCRASPEQKKDVAEQLTPLPLDGLREESLQLLSKLKDSSSSCAVDVSTMWWEVAGSRELCVVTACESSVSLWKPLASDRWGKVYTWQLREIPVIQIVPLPDTCNLVCIALGDLEIGEIRLLLYSSENDSFKQSLVKTGNIKAVLGLKGRRLVSSSRTVQEQQVEMVSLSEAGRSKDGQTLMPPEETVLAFAEVEGMRDALVGTTAVNSIVIWNLKTGQLLKKMHVGYSYPASICHRAYSDSGLLFVVLSHPHAKESESCGNPAFRVIAFNPKTARSTGVMFSSLPAGHAGRYLEGDVTGAAAVAVLTSGAVAVWDLLLGRCTALLPPSPAGRWALARWAPTGACLLTGQCDGTVCLYRYRQPQPGAA from the exons ATGGTCACGTACCGCCCATGCGCCGCGCGCTTCCCGCGGGTAGGCATCTGTGAGGGGACTAGCGGGACCGGCGTCTGTGAGGGGACCAGCGGCTATGGAGGAggctgggggcggcggggctctCAGCGGCGCCGAGAAGGAGAAG CTGAGGGAGAAGCTGGCCCTGCTGAGGAGGGAGTACAGCGAGACCGTCAGCCGGCTGCGG ATCCTAGAGATAACACGTCTCCTAGTGCTGACAAACATGAAACCTCTCAGTTACAGACTAAAACCTGTTCTGATCCtgatgcagagaagaaaacatctaTCACATTTAAACACGTTCCTGAATTCTCCAGTAATGAAGTTAGCCTGCAGGACAGCTCACAGGCGGCCAGCCTACAGGCTAGCCGGGAAAACCTGTGCTGTGGAATCGTTAGGCCTGCCCCTGTGGAGAAAAGAACCCAAACCTCCAGAAGCTTGATGAAGTTGAGGAGACGGACGAAGGCTCTGGTTTCAGAGGAAGAGGTATCAGTGCATGATGTGCATCGAATCAACGCTGATGAAACGGTGAAAAATAAAGTTGCCATCACAGACGAGCTTCGGTCACCAGTCTTCAGGCGAAGCAGTCCTTTGAACGGTGAGGAAAATACTCAGAGCGTACCCAGACCAGCACTggtacagagagaagaaaacagtttcGCTTCTCCTGATGCAGTGTTAGGGGTCGTACAAGAGGTGCTTGAAGACAGTGTCCCTCCACGAGTGCCGGAGCTGTTCTCCTGTGCGCTGAAGGACAGCTGCGATGCCTGGCAGCCTGAGTCCCCAGGTGTTGTGGCCACAGCTGATGACCGTGAGCCTGCACAGACGTGTTCAGAGAGCGGTGACTCTGTTTTACTTGACACCAGTggtgagagaggaaaagaatcCTCCGGTACAGTAAAACAAACAGATG ATCTTGTTCCAGGCAATGCCAAAGAACTGTTGGAGAATCAACAACTTGAAATTCAGTCAAGACTTTCTCATCCAGAGAAGGTGACAGCTCCTGAAAGCGCACTGAACTCTTGCACAGTGGTTGAGGGGCTTCTCTTTCCGGTTGAATACTACGTCAGGACAACTCGACGCATGTCTAATTGCCAGAGGAAAGTGGACCTTGATGCTGTAATTCTCAGCCAGCTGGGCAGAAGCAAGAAAGGTCAGCGAAGTAAATGCAAGCAGAAAGATGCAAATTCGGATCAGCCCTCCcaagaaagagctgaaaatgatTTGGAGTCAGGGGTCGTGCCGTTCCCTTTTCTTGGTGTGGAAAACGATCCAGCAAACTCAGGTAGTCCTCAGAAATCTCTTCCTGCGTCCAGTGGTAGCAGCACTTCACTCGGATCGATTTCTCAAGACAGTATCCCTCGCACAAAGCGAGATCGGAGGCGATCACAGAGGAGACAAAAGGGGAGAGGAACATCTACCTGCAAACCCCCCATACATCAAGTGTCACAGGAACTTACAGAGAGTTTGGATCTCATACCAATGGGGGAAAGCAGTAGCCTGCTGTCAAATGAGTGTcagagtgaaaaggaaaactgtgaGGCTAATCTTGAAAAATCATCTTCAGATGAGAGAAgatcatctgctgctgctgctgctctagGGTCTGGAGAGGCAGAAGTGACTGGCGCTATACAGCCAACGAGCGCTGATCCTCCTCCCAGAGGAAGCCAAGCACTCGGCAAATGCCATAAGACTCTGTTAGAACAGGTTCAAAATCCACTTGAGAGCAGTGATTCTCTGAACCCTGGGGGTGAAACCTTTGCCAGTCATATAGGAGATCTGGAAGCCAACCTAACTGTGTGTCAGGCTGATAAACATCCAGTGGAGCATGCTAAGAATGAGCACGTGCAAGGAGCCTGTAGGTCTGAGCAGCTCCTAGCGATTAACGTCCCTCTGCGCCGCTCCCTGCGCTCCTCGGCAAGACAGCGAGCCAGCCCAGTCTCAACAG GTGAGAGCAAAAGAGGACGTAGCTATCCAAAGGCTTCAGGGGGTCCTGCTTCTCTTGGCCTCCCTGCTAAGGATCCTGATACTTGtggctctctcttctccttccgCAGTCCCCAGTGGCTGGCCTCCAGACTGGGTATCAGAGACTTTCACTTACCAGATGAGGAATTTGGACCACTAAAACTTGAGAAATTAGAATCCTCTCCTGTGAATGACCTGGAGGTTTTTGTTCCTAGTGTGTTTGGAGATGGGGTGGCTTCAGAGGACACACAAGATGCACAAAtgaatccagaagaaaaaagtctcaAAAGTAATTTGAGTTTGCCTTTCAAAAATGGATTGCCCAAATTACCTCACTTAGAAAGCCACACTTCCAAGAAGGAACTTTCCACCCATGAGTTGCTCTTTACTCCTGTGGGGACTATCTTAGCTGCTGCCCCCACCGAGCCCGAGTCACAGATTTCCTCATCCATTTTCCCTGTCGTGGGTGCAACCCCAGCTGTTTTACCCTCAGTACGCAGTGGGGTCTGCCCCAAAACACCTTCTGCGCCTCCCTCAGAAGCCAGCCTGCGTTCCTCCAAAGGTGCATCTGCCCAGGTCGTGGGTGATGGGGAAGGCAAAGACTCTGCCATTCCACCACACTTGGACAGCTGCGGTGCAGGATCTGCcagaaaagaggaggaacaaaGTACAACGTTTCCTTTAGAAGCTGAAAGAGGTCCTGATAATAAATCTCATGAGGCTGTGGCCTTGGAGAAGCATCAGCAGTCAGAGAGCAAACAGCAGAGTTCCTGCAGAGCTTCTCCTGAACAG AAAAAAGATGTAGCAGAACAGTTGACTCCACTACCGCTTgatggcctgagagaagagagCTTACAGCTTCTATCAAAGCTAAAG GATTCTTCAAGTTCCTGCGCTGTGGATGTGAGCACCATGTGGTGGGAAGtggctggcagcagagagctgtgcGTGGTGACGGCTTGTGAGAGTTCCGTCTCCCTCTGGAAACCTCTGGCGTCCGACCGCTGGGGAAAGGTCTATACGTGGCAGCTCAGAGAG ATTCCTGTAATACAGATCGTTCCTCTGCCGGACACCTGCAACCTCGTGTGTATAGCGTTGGGAGATTTGGAGATTGGAGAAATAAG GCTCTTGCTTTATTCTTCTGAGAATGACTCATTCAAGCAATCACTAGTAAAAACTGGAAATATAAAAGCTGTCCTTGGGCTAAAGGGTAGGAGGctggtcagcagcagcaggaccgTGCAGGAGCAGCAAGTGGAAATGGTATCGCTTTCAGAGGCGGGAAG GAGCAAGGACGGACAGACTTTGATGCCCCCTGAAGAAACTGTTCTAGCTTTCGCTGAAGTAGAAGGAATGAGAGACGCCCTGGTCGGCACCACTGCGGTGAACAGCATTGTTATTTG GAATTTGAAGACAGGCCAGCTCCTGAAGAAGATGCACGTTGGTTATTCCTACCCAGCTTCCATCTGCCATCGAGCGTATTCCGACTCT GGCcttctgtttgttgttttaagTCATCCACACGCCAAAGAGAGTGAGTCCTGTGGAAACCCCGCGTTCCGCGTGATCGCGTTCAACCCCAAAACAGCCAGGAGCACCGGAGTGATgttctcctccctccccgctGGGCACGCTGGAAG GTACCTGGAGGGTGACGTGACGGGCGCGGCAGCGGTGGCGGTGCTGACGTCGGGAGCCGTGGCAGTGTGGGACCTGCTGCTGGGGCGGTGCAcggccctgctgccccccagcccagctgggagGTGGGCACTGGCCCGCTGGGCTCCCACCGGTGCCTGCCTGCTGACTGGGCAGTGTGATGGCACCGTCTGCCTCTACCGGTaccggcagccccagccaggagcGGCctga
- the PALB2 gene encoding partner and localizer of BRCA2 isoform X2: MEEAGGGGALSGAEKEKLREKLALLRREYSETVSRLRRARRAERARSHGGGAAVEGGRRERGPADPRDNTSPSADKHETSQLQTKTCSDPDAEKKTSITFKHVPEFSSNEVSLQDSSQAASLQASRENLCCGIVRPAPVEKRTQTSRSLMKLRRRTKALVSEEEVSVHDVHRINADETVKNKVAITDELRSPVFRRSSPLNGEENTQSVPRPALVQREENSFASPDAVLGVVQEVLEDSVPPRVPELFSCALKDSCDAWQPESPGVVATADDREPAQTCSESGDSVLLDTSGERGKESSGTVKQTDGESMREDRGELHRLLDLMSENEVLPADGNSIITGESKSHEGAQSDTNTLNPFPTDLVPGNAKELLENQQLEIQSRLSHPEKVTAPESALNSCTVVEGLLFPVEYYVRTTRRMSNCQRKVDLDAVILSQLGRSKKGQRSKCKQKDANSDQPSQERAENDLESGVVPFPFLGVENDPANSGSPQKSLPASSGSSTSLGSISQDSIPRTKRDRRRSQRRQKGRGTSTCKPPIHQVSQELTESLDLIPMGESSSLLSNECQSEKENCEANLEKSSSDERRSSAAAAALGSGEAEVTGAIQPTSADPPPRGSQALGKCHKTLLEQVQNPLESSDSLNPGGETFASHIGDLEANLTVCQADKHPVEHAKNEHVQGACRSEQLLAINVPLRRSLRSSARQRASPVSTGESKRGRSYPKASGGPASLGLPAKDPDTCGSLFSFRSPQWLASRLGIRDFHLPDEEFGPLKLEKLESSPVNDLEVFVPSVFGDGVASEDTQDAQMNPEEKSLKSNLSLPFKNGLPKLPHLESHTSKKELSTHELLFTPVGTILAAAPTEPESQISSSIFPVVGATPAVLPSVRSGVCPKTPSAPPSEASLRSSKGASAQVVGDGEGKDSAIPPHLDSCGAGSARKEEEQSTTFPLEAERGPDNKSHEAVALEKHQQSESKQQSSCRASPEQKKDVAEQLTPLPLDGLREESLQLLSKLKDSSSSCAVDVSTMWWEVAGSRELCVVTACESSVSLWKPLASDRWGKVYTWQLREIPVIQIVPLPDTCNLVCIALGDLEIGEIRLLLYSSENDSFKQSLVKTGNIKAVLGLKGRRLVSSSRTVQEQQVEMVSLSEAGRSKDGQTLMPPEETVLAFAEVEGMRDALVGTTAVNSIVIWNLKTGQLLKKMHVGYSYPASICHRAYSDSGLLFVVLSHPHAKESESCGNPAFRVIAFNPKTARSTGVMFSSLPAGHAGRYLEGDVTGAAAVAVLTSGAVAVWDLLLGRCTALLPPSPAGRWALARWAPTGACLLTGQCDGTVCLYRYRQPQPGAA; the protein is encoded by the exons ATGGAGGAggctgggggcggcggggctctCAGCGGCGCCGAGAAGGAGAAG CTGAGGGAGAAGCTGGCCCTGCTGAGGAGGGAGTACAGCGAGACCGTCAGCCGGCTGCGG CGGGCGCGGCGAGCCGAGCGAGCCCGGAGCCACGGTGGGGGCGCGGCGGTGGAGGGCGGCCGGCGGGAGCGGGGACCCGCAG ATCCTAGAGATAACACGTCTCCTAGTGCTGACAAACATGAAACCTCTCAGTTACAGACTAAAACCTGTTCTGATCCtgatgcagagaagaaaacatctaTCACATTTAAACACGTTCCTGAATTCTCCAGTAATGAAGTTAGCCTGCAGGACAGCTCACAGGCGGCCAGCCTACAGGCTAGCCGGGAAAACCTGTGCTGTGGAATCGTTAGGCCTGCCCCTGTGGAGAAAAGAACCCAAACCTCCAGAAGCTTGATGAAGTTGAGGAGACGGACGAAGGCTCTGGTTTCAGAGGAAGAGGTATCAGTGCATGATGTGCATCGAATCAACGCTGATGAAACGGTGAAAAATAAAGTTGCCATCACAGACGAGCTTCGGTCACCAGTCTTCAGGCGAAGCAGTCCTTTGAACGGTGAGGAAAATACTCAGAGCGTACCCAGACCAGCACTggtacagagagaagaaaacagtttcGCTTCTCCTGATGCAGTGTTAGGGGTCGTACAAGAGGTGCTTGAAGACAGTGTCCCTCCACGAGTGCCGGAGCTGTTCTCCTGTGCGCTGAAGGACAGCTGCGATGCCTGGCAGCCTGAGTCCCCAGGTGTTGTGGCCACAGCTGATGACCGTGAGCCTGCACAGACGTGTTCAGAGAGCGGTGACTCTGTTTTACTTGACACCAGTggtgagagaggaaaagaatcCTCCGGTACAGTAAAACAAACAGATGGTGAGAGTATGCGTGAAGATCGTGGAGAATTACATAGGCTCTTAGATTTAATGTCAGAAAATGAAGTATTGCCTGCTGATGGAAATAGCATTATAACTGGTGAGAGCAAAAGCCATGAAGGAGCTCAAAGTGACACTAATACCTTAAATCCCTTTCCTACAGATCTTGTTCCAGGCAATGCCAAAGAACTGTTGGAGAATCAACAACTTGAAATTCAGTCAAGACTTTCTCATCCAGAGAAGGTGACAGCTCCTGAAAGCGCACTGAACTCTTGCACAGTGGTTGAGGGGCTTCTCTTTCCGGTTGAATACTACGTCAGGACAACTCGACGCATGTCTAATTGCCAGAGGAAAGTGGACCTTGATGCTGTAATTCTCAGCCAGCTGGGCAGAAGCAAGAAAGGTCAGCGAAGTAAATGCAAGCAGAAAGATGCAAATTCGGATCAGCCCTCCcaagaaagagctgaaaatgatTTGGAGTCAGGGGTCGTGCCGTTCCCTTTTCTTGGTGTGGAAAACGATCCAGCAAACTCAGGTAGTCCTCAGAAATCTCTTCCTGCGTCCAGTGGTAGCAGCACTTCACTCGGATCGATTTCTCAAGACAGTATCCCTCGCACAAAGCGAGATCGGAGGCGATCACAGAGGAGACAAAAGGGGAGAGGAACATCTACCTGCAAACCCCCCATACATCAAGTGTCACAGGAACTTACAGAGAGTTTGGATCTCATACCAATGGGGGAAAGCAGTAGCCTGCTGTCAAATGAGTGTcagagtgaaaaggaaaactgtgaGGCTAATCTTGAAAAATCATCTTCAGATGAGAGAAgatcatctgctgctgctgctgctctagGGTCTGGAGAGGCAGAAGTGACTGGCGCTATACAGCCAACGAGCGCTGATCCTCCTCCCAGAGGAAGCCAAGCACTCGGCAAATGCCATAAGACTCTGTTAGAACAGGTTCAAAATCCACTTGAGAGCAGTGATTCTCTGAACCCTGGGGGTGAAACCTTTGCCAGTCATATAGGAGATCTGGAAGCCAACCTAACTGTGTGTCAGGCTGATAAACATCCAGTGGAGCATGCTAAGAATGAGCACGTGCAAGGAGCCTGTAGGTCTGAGCAGCTCCTAGCGATTAACGTCCCTCTGCGCCGCTCCCTGCGCTCCTCGGCAAGACAGCGAGCCAGCCCAGTCTCAACAG GTGAGAGCAAAAGAGGACGTAGCTATCCAAAGGCTTCAGGGGGTCCTGCTTCTCTTGGCCTCCCTGCTAAGGATCCTGATACTTGtggctctctcttctccttccgCAGTCCCCAGTGGCTGGCCTCCAGACTGGGTATCAGAGACTTTCACTTACCAGATGAGGAATTTGGACCACTAAAACTTGAGAAATTAGAATCCTCTCCTGTGAATGACCTGGAGGTTTTTGTTCCTAGTGTGTTTGGAGATGGGGTGGCTTCAGAGGACACACAAGATGCACAAAtgaatccagaagaaaaaagtctcaAAAGTAATTTGAGTTTGCCTTTCAAAAATGGATTGCCCAAATTACCTCACTTAGAAAGCCACACTTCCAAGAAGGAACTTTCCACCCATGAGTTGCTCTTTACTCCTGTGGGGACTATCTTAGCTGCTGCCCCCACCGAGCCCGAGTCACAGATTTCCTCATCCATTTTCCCTGTCGTGGGTGCAACCCCAGCTGTTTTACCCTCAGTACGCAGTGGGGTCTGCCCCAAAACACCTTCTGCGCCTCCCTCAGAAGCCAGCCTGCGTTCCTCCAAAGGTGCATCTGCCCAGGTCGTGGGTGATGGGGAAGGCAAAGACTCTGCCATTCCACCACACTTGGACAGCTGCGGTGCAGGATCTGCcagaaaagaggaggaacaaaGTACAACGTTTCCTTTAGAAGCTGAAAGAGGTCCTGATAATAAATCTCATGAGGCTGTGGCCTTGGAGAAGCATCAGCAGTCAGAGAGCAAACAGCAGAGTTCCTGCAGAGCTTCTCCTGAACAG AAAAAAGATGTAGCAGAACAGTTGACTCCACTACCGCTTgatggcctgagagaagagagCTTACAGCTTCTATCAAAGCTAAAG GATTCTTCAAGTTCCTGCGCTGTGGATGTGAGCACCATGTGGTGGGAAGtggctggcagcagagagctgtgcGTGGTGACGGCTTGTGAGAGTTCCGTCTCCCTCTGGAAACCTCTGGCGTCCGACCGCTGGGGAAAGGTCTATACGTGGCAGCTCAGAGAG ATTCCTGTAATACAGATCGTTCCTCTGCCGGACACCTGCAACCTCGTGTGTATAGCGTTGGGAGATTTGGAGATTGGAGAAATAAG GCTCTTGCTTTATTCTTCTGAGAATGACTCATTCAAGCAATCACTAGTAAAAACTGGAAATATAAAAGCTGTCCTTGGGCTAAAGGGTAGGAGGctggtcagcagcagcaggaccgTGCAGGAGCAGCAAGTGGAAATGGTATCGCTTTCAGAGGCGGGAAG GAGCAAGGACGGACAGACTTTGATGCCCCCTGAAGAAACTGTTCTAGCTTTCGCTGAAGTAGAAGGAATGAGAGACGCCCTGGTCGGCACCACTGCGGTGAACAGCATTGTTATTTG GAATTTGAAGACAGGCCAGCTCCTGAAGAAGATGCACGTTGGTTATTCCTACCCAGCTTCCATCTGCCATCGAGCGTATTCCGACTCT GGCcttctgtttgttgttttaagTCATCCACACGCCAAAGAGAGTGAGTCCTGTGGAAACCCCGCGTTCCGCGTGATCGCGTTCAACCCCAAAACAGCCAGGAGCACCGGAGTGATgttctcctccctccccgctGGGCACGCTGGAAG GTACCTGGAGGGTGACGTGACGGGCGCGGCAGCGGTGGCGGTGCTGACGTCGGGAGCCGTGGCAGTGTGGGACCTGCTGCTGGGGCGGTGCAcggccctgctgccccccagcccagctgggagGTGGGCACTGGCCCGCTGGGCTCCCACCGGTGCCTGCCTGCTGACTGGGCAGTGTGATGGCACCGTCTGCCTCTACCGGTaccggcagccccagccaggagcGGCctga